The Watersipora subatra chromosome 1, tzWatSuba1.1, whole genome shotgun sequence genome has a window encoding:
- the LOC137396949 gene encoding enolase-phosphatase E1-like, which produces MPAATVTSNAKIILLDIEGTTTSISFVKDELFPYVLRNLKHHLDNHWNEPEMMADIDALREQAERDRTDGILSAPPILSTESVQSEIIQSVISNVEWQMSSDRKTTALKQLQGHMWVDAYEKKEIEAHLFEDVASCMKTWKKLGKSICIYSSGSVAAQKLLFKYSVKGDLTELISQNFDTRVGGKKETKSYSTIAEQLGVMPNEIIFLTDIVEEARAAKAAGMQTTIMVRPGNGPLTVQQLEEYETMTDFHQLKFE; this is translated from the exons ATGCCTGCTGCAACTGTCACAAGCAATGCAAAGATAATATTGCTAGATATAGAGGGCACCACTACCTCTATCAGTTTTGTTAAG GATGAACTCTTCCCATATGTACTCCGGAACTTAAAGCACCACCTTGACAATCACTGGAATGAGCCTGAGATGATGGCTGATATTGATGCTCTGAGGGAGCAG GCTGAGCGAGACAGGACAGATGGCATACTCTCCGCTCCTCCAATCCTATCCACTGAGAGTGTCCAATCAGAGATTATCCAGTCTGTCATATCCAATGTTGAATGGCAAATGAGTAGTGACAGAAAAACAACAGCTTTGAAGCAACTTCAAGGTCATATGTGGGTCGATGCTtatgaaaaaaaagaaattgaGGCACA TTTATTTGAGGATGTGGCCTCTTGCATGAAAACATGGAAAAAGTTGGGGAAGTCCATCTGCATCTATTCATCTGGCAGCGTTGCTGCTCAAAAGCTACTGTTCAAGTATTCAGTGAAGGGGGACCTTACCGAG CTCATTTCTCAAAACTTTGACACCAGAGTCGGAGGTAAAAAAGAGACAAAAAGTTACAGCACCATAGCAGAGCAACTTGGAGTGATGCCAAATGAGATTATATTTCTGacagatattgtggaag AAGCAAGGGCTGCCAAGGCAGCAGGAATGCAGACTACAATAATGGTGAGACCAGGGAATGGTCCACTGACTGTCCAACAATTGGAAGAATATGAGACCATGACTGACTTCCATCAGCTCAAGTTTGAGTAA
- the LOC137396939 gene encoding RNA polymerase II-associated protein 3-like: MDQSSFGSFQQQISRNQAELTDYLKDLDSWKDSITQKDKNLSSSSKGSAGTASDPTEKSYPPIRNSLHKKKKKKIKKPKDEQPNEKKKPARIPGYDFKAWDRFDVDKALDDIDDKAHSSTSEEEETDEEWEEERMKQQAIFEKDQGNDYYKKDQLNEAISCYTRGIACDPSNAILYANRAMALLKQEKFGAVEQDCTDAIALDPMYIKAYMRRATARHKLNKQQAALNDYTRVLSLEPENKTAKREAAILKQELEISEAGLVIPIKKDISQRSKKPLLRIEIEDIDQEDVKLKLNAAISKTTQHQSSEKKRIVAKDEEMFSKYTNESPQATIVQSPADIKPLPMNKTIQKIPAKETSHTSPRTSPRTPANSYQFHQDWKTVKHDVDACYDYLKPIPVSDFPKLFGEFLDESVLKTILSILYSRFIRDGLDVLQPMKYLSQVKRFTMVIMFMSRDDKQDAKNILEHLATQENIPKAQLEELRKLYQL; the protein is encoded by the exons ATGGATCAATCAAGTTTTGGTTCTTTTCAGCAACAAATAAGTCGAAATCAGGCTGAACTAACGGATTATTTAAAAGACTTGGACTCTTGGAAAGACTCTATTACGCAAAAAGATAAAAACTTGAGTTCATCCAGCAAAGGTTCTGCTGGAACCGCTTCGGATCCTACAGAAAAA AGCTATCCTCCTATAAGAAACAGTTTgcacaaaaagaaaaagaaaaaaattaagaaGCCTAAAGATGAACAGccaaatgaaaagaaaaaaccGGCTAGGATTCCTGGTTACGATTTTAAAGCATGGGACAGGTTTGATGTg GATAAAGCTCTAGATGACATTGATGACAAAGCTCATAGTAGTACTAGTGAGGAAGAAGAGACAGATGAGGAATGGGAAGAGGAGCGAATGAAACAGCAGGCCATATTTGAAAAAGACCAG GGTAATGATTATTACAAGAAAGACCAACTTAATGAAGCAATCAGCTGCTACACACGAGGCATAGCATGTGACCCTAGCAACGCTATTCTTTATGCCAATCGGGCTATGGCTCTCCTCAAACAGGAAAA GTTTGGTGCAGTTGAGCAGGATTGCACTGATGCTATAGCCTTAGATCCCATGTACATTAAGGCATATATGAGACGTGCCACAGCCCGACATAAGCTGAATAAACAGCAAGCTGCATTGAATGATTATACAAGGGTTCTCTCACTTGAGCCTGAAAACAAAACTGCCAAGCGGGAAGCCGCCATTTTAAAACAA GAGCTGGAGATCAGTGAAGCAGGGCTCGTTATTCCAATCAAGAAAGATATAAGCCAACGATCAAAA AAACCACTACTACGTATAGAGATAGAGGATATTGATCAGGAAGATGTAAAACTGAAATTAAACGCTGCCATCTCGAAGACTACACAGCATCAGAGCAGCGAAAAGAAAAGGATAGTTGCAAAGGATGAGGAAATGTTCAGCAAATACACAAATGAAAGTCCTCAGGCTACGATAGTCCAGTCACCAGCTGATATCAAACCACTTCCAATGAACAAAACGATACAGAAGATTCCAGCCAAGGAAACCAGTCACACTTCTCCGAGGACAAGTCCAAGAACACCAGCCAACTCCTATCAATTCCACCAAGATTGGAAAACAGTCAAGCACGATGTCGATGCATGCTATGACTATCTCAAG CCTATTCCTGTCTCCGATTTTCCTAAACTGTTTGGAGAGTTCTTAGATGAGAGTGTGCTAAAAACCATATTGTCTATACTCTACTCCAGGTTCATCAG GGATGGTTTAGATGTGCTACAGCCAATGAAATACTTAAGTCAAGTGAAGAGGTTCACCATGGTCATCATGTTCATGTCACGAGATGACAAACAAG ATGCAAAAAACATTCTTGAACACTTAGCAACGCAGGAGAACATTCCGAAGGCTCAGCTGGAGGAATTGCgaaaactctatcaactctga